In Pelosinus sp. UFO1, one genomic interval encodes:
- the mltG gene encoding endolytic transglycosylase MltG, which produces MSYRLMQFKWHILLVFVFLCLGNVIYRLTQPVTAPVAEKAVIVVKSGMAANEIGELLYQQGMIKSVLAFHAVAKMQGLANSLQAGEYVVNKNMTIQQIVAMLAKGETVYQQITIPEGYTVDQIAKLIQEKQLGSAEKFKALAKNSNVSSYPYMMNYNANVVYKVEGYLFPNTYQITKGATEEQLLNMMITQFDKELSESMRERATAIGLSVKDVIILASLVEKEAQIEGDRPIIAGVFLNRLKQEMPLQSCATIQYILGYPKVELSVEDTEISSPYNTYQHMGLPPGPIANPGMAAINAVLYPKETSFIYFVADKQGAHHFSKTYEEHLAAIEQVRK; this is translated from the coding sequence TTCTTTGTTTGGGAAACGTTATATATAGATTGACACAACCGGTTACTGCACCTGTAGCGGAAAAAGCAGTAATTGTAGTTAAGTCGGGAATGGCTGCCAATGAAATTGGTGAGTTGTTGTATCAACAAGGTATGATAAAAAGTGTATTAGCATTTCATGCTGTAGCTAAAATGCAGGGATTGGCAAATTCTTTGCAGGCAGGCGAATATGTAGTAAACAAAAATATGACGATTCAACAAATTGTAGCAATGTTAGCTAAGGGGGAAACAGTATATCAACAAATTACGATTCCAGAAGGATATACTGTCGATCAAATTGCGAAACTAATACAAGAAAAGCAGCTTGGTAGTGCGGAAAAGTTTAAAGCACTCGCTAAAAATAGTAATGTTTCTTCTTATCCTTATATGATGAATTATAATGCAAATGTAGTATATAAAGTTGAAGGATATCTATTTCCTAACACTTATCAAATCACTAAGGGTGCGACAGAAGAGCAATTACTAAATATGATGATTACTCAATTTGATAAAGAGCTTAGTGAAAGCATGAGGGAAAGAGCAACTGCAATTGGTTTATCAGTCAAGGATGTAATTATTTTGGCATCTTTAGTAGAGAAGGAAGCCCAAATAGAAGGTGATCGCCCAATTATTGCCGGAGTCTTTCTTAATCGTTTAAAACAAGAGATGCCTTTACAATCTTGTGCTACGATTCAATATATTTTAGGATATCCTAAAGTAGAACTTTCAGTGGAAGATACAGAAATTTCTTCTCCTTATAATACCTACCAACACATGGGACTACCTCCAGGACCTATTGCAAATCCTGGAATGGCAGCAATAAATGCTGTTTTATACCCAAAGGAAACCAGCTTTATATACTTTGTTGCAGATAAGCAGGGCGCGCATCATTTTAGTAAAACATATGAAGAACACCTTGCAGCAATTGAACAAGTGCGTAAATAA
- a CDS encoding O-methyltransferase, which yields MNLLNEMERYATDNNIPIINKMSSNLLIDAVKSKQPKSILEIGTAIGYSALLMVQYMPQDGKITTIEQDASRIDLAYDYIARAGRTEQIQLLDGDASTILSDLEGTFDLVFIDAAKAQYLDYLGKIIDKLSVGAVIIADNVLFRGMVLSEEPPLKRYKTIVKRLKEYLEFVNTDSRFTTTIHHEGDGVAISYYQGANKK from the coding sequence TTGAATTTGCTAAATGAAATGGAAAGATATGCTACTGATAATAATATACCAATTATTAATAAAATGAGTAGTAATTTGCTAATTGACGCTGTAAAAAGTAAACAACCAAAATCGATTTTGGAAATCGGTACTGCCATTGGCTACTCAGCATTACTTATGGTTCAATATATGCCACAGGATGGTAAAATTACTACCATAGAGCAAGATGCTTCTCGTATTGATCTTGCTTATGATTACATTGCTAGGGCTGGTAGAACAGAACAAATTCAGCTATTAGACGGTGATGCGAGTACTATTTTATCAGATCTTGAGGGGACATTTGATCTAGTATTTATTGATGCGGCAAAAGCTCAATACCTTGATTATTTAGGTAAAATTATAGACAAGTTATCTGTTGGCGCTGTTATTATCGCTGATAATGTATTATTTCGCGGCATGGTTTTGAGTGAAGAGCCACCGTTGAAACGTTACAAAACTATTGTCAAGCGTTTAAAGGAATATTTGGAATTTGTTAATACAGATTCTCGTTTTACTACAACAATTCACCATGAGGGTGATGGAGTGGCTATTTCTTATTATCAAGGAGCGAATAAAAAGTGA
- a CDS encoding U32 family peptidase → MRKPELLAPAGNFEKLKMALLYGADAVFMAGKSFGLRAFSGNFTEDELKEGINFAHSLQKKAYVTVNIFPHNEDLPELPAYIKFLVDCHVDAVIVADVGVYRIVREVAPTLPIHISTQANNTNWSSVLFWQELGADRVVLARELSLEEITEIRQKVSLDLEAFVHGAMCISYSGRCLMSNYFADRDANRGQCAQPCRWKFNLVEEKRPGEYYPVLEDERGTYIFNSKDLCLLPNIPELINSGLDSFKIEGRMKSVHYVATVIKVYREAIDAYIADPDKYSVKTEWLEELQKISHRAYTSGFYFNKATQDDQIYGSSSYEQTFDFIGLVKSYDATTRMAIIEQRNNIKIGQRIEIMQPGRPNFSQVITEMFDMEGNSISVAPHAQQLIRIPMLQETVEFAMLRREVQENA, encoded by the coding sequence GTGAGAAAACCCGAACTTTTGGCACCTGCTGGTAATTTTGAAAAGCTTAAGATGGCTCTTCTTTATGGAGCAGACGCTGTATTTATGGCCGGCAAGTCCTTTGGACTGAGAGCTTTTAGCGGTAATTTTACGGAAGATGAGCTAAAAGAGGGTATTAATTTTGCCCATAGTTTACAAAAAAAAGCATATGTTACTGTGAACATATTTCCTCATAATGAGGATCTACCAGAACTACCTGCCTACATTAAATTTTTAGTTGACTGTCATGTTGACGCAGTGATTGTTGCCGATGTTGGTGTATACCGAATTGTTCGAGAAGTAGCACCTACATTACCTATTCATATTAGTACGCAAGCCAATAACACTAACTGGTCTTCAGTACTTTTCTGGCAAGAATTGGGGGCTGATCGAGTAGTGCTCGCTCGTGAATTGTCTCTAGAAGAAATTACAGAAATTAGGCAAAAAGTGAGTCTTGATCTTGAAGCGTTTGTTCATGGAGCGATGTGTATATCTTATTCTGGACGTTGCTTAATGAGTAATTATTTTGCTGATCGCGATGCAAATCGGGGACAATGCGCTCAACCCTGCCGCTGGAAGTTTAACTTAGTAGAAGAGAAACGCCCAGGTGAATATTATCCTGTACTAGAGGATGAACGTGGGACTTATATCTTCAATTCAAAGGACTTGTGTTTATTGCCAAACATTCCTGAATTGATCAATAGTGGCTTGGATAGTTTTAAAATCGAAGGTCGTATGAAAAGTGTACATTACGTGGCTACAGTAATTAAAGTATACCGTGAAGCCATTGATGCTTATATAGCGGATCCAGACAAATATAGTGTTAAAACAGAGTGGCTCGAAGAATTGCAAAAAATCTCTCATCGTGCCTATACAAGTGGATTTTACTTTAACAAAGCAACTCAAGATGATCAAATTTATGGATCATCTTCTTATGAACAGACATTTGATTTTATTGGTTTAGTGAAAAGTTATGACGCCACGACACGTATGGCTATTATTGAACAACGCAATAATATAAAAATTGGGCAAAGAATAGAGATCATGCAACCTGGGAGGCCTAATTTTTCACAAGTCATTACTGAAATGTTTGACATGGAAGGCAATTCTATAAGTGTTGCGCCCCATGCTCAACAGCTTATTCGTATTCCTATGCTCCAAGAAACTGTGGAGTTTGCCATGTTACGCCGTGAGGTACAGGAAAATGCATGA
- a CDS encoding DUF4911 domain-containing protein, whose protein sequence is MHEQILIRIDVKYINYLNRIMEGYEYLGVVTTVKDQVGVLRIRVTPDTYKEVQDILENLPIEFEYVSS, encoded by the coding sequence ATGCATGAACAAATTCTAATTCGTATTGATGTCAAGTACATAAATTATCTAAATCGGATTATGGAAGGGTATGAATATTTAGGTGTAGTTACTACTGTAAAAGATCAGGTTGGAGTATTACGTATCCGTGTTACACCCGATACATATAAAGAAGTACAAGATATATTAGAAAATCTACCGATTGAGTTTGAATATGTAAGCTCATAG
- a CDS encoding penicillin-binding protein 2, which translates to MALQVSRIYKMLTLFLLVSCLLIMRLFYLQIIAGNELASQSLSMRIQEVPIEVARGEVVDRNGLALTNTAQHFSVVIFPGLIHNAETTASQLAMLMGLSKEYILSEITGNKRPFKLNSKVDAMVGDKINLSNISGVIVVAERVRYGYLPIAAHVTGYINHADNQGVSGIEAMYDDVLRGSQPEYAAALVDAGQQIIPGLGYKRLRLLDHSGPSNVVLTIDRQIQKDVENILDNHDVKGAVVVIRPNTGEILAMASRPNFDANHLDDYLKQSSAPLLNRAIAAYQPGSVFKLVAAAAALEIGIVHPDDSFFDPGFIEVDHIRFNGWDYDKGGRGKLTFTEALAYSSNPVFIEVGLKLGAENLISYAKKLGFGNKTNLDFYGEAEGYLPPVDSIYPGELANLTIGQGKLEATPLQIVSLVATIANDGVKVNPYIVNKLTNAEGVVVKNYVATPGKQVLTQRTAKQMQEMMGAVTRFGTGQAAYVETIGSAGKTGSAETGRTNESGKSINHAWFAGYAPLKNPQYAIVVFIEEGMSGGDVAAPIFSEIMSAIIGPAKELK; encoded by the coding sequence ATGGCATTACAAGTTTCACGCATCTACAAAATGTTGACGTTATTTCTTTTGGTCAGTTGCCTACTAATTATGCGGTTATTCTATTTACAAATTATTGCTGGCAACGAGCTTGCAAGCCAAAGTTTAAGTATGCGTATTCAAGAAGTACCTATTGAAGTTGCCAGAGGAGAAGTTGTTGATCGCAATGGATTAGCGCTCACAAATACAGCGCAACATTTTAGCGTTGTTATTTTTCCAGGATTAATTCATAATGCTGAAACTACGGCTAGTCAATTAGCAATGTTAATGGGGCTTTCGAAAGAGTATATTCTATCGGAAATTACAGGTAATAAACGCCCCTTTAAGTTAAATAGTAAGGTTGATGCCATGGTTGGAGACAAAATAAATCTCTCTAACATTTCAGGAGTTATAGTCGTAGCGGAAAGAGTTAGATATGGTTATCTTCCTATAGCAGCCCATGTAACAGGCTATATTAATCATGCTGATAACCAAGGTGTCAGTGGCATTGAAGCTATGTATGATGACGTATTACGAGGCAGCCAGCCAGAATATGCTGCAGCATTGGTCGATGCAGGGCAACAGATTATACCAGGTTTAGGGTATAAGCGTTTACGATTGCTAGACCATTCTGGCCCAAGCAATGTAGTATTAACTATAGATAGACAAATACAAAAAGATGTGGAAAATATATTGGATAATCATGATGTAAAAGGGGCGGTAGTAGTAATACGTCCAAATACAGGTGAAATCTTAGCTATGGCGTCACGTCCTAATTTTGATGCAAATCATCTTGATGACTATTTAAAACAAAGTAGTGCGCCTTTATTAAATCGTGCTATCGCAGCGTATCAGCCTGGGTCAGTATTTAAATTAGTGGCGGCAGCAGCTGCATTAGAAATTGGGATTGTACATCCAGATGATAGTTTTTTTGATCCTGGTTTTATTGAGGTCGATCATATACGATTTAACGGATGGGACTATGACAAAGGTGGGCGTGGTAAATTGACTTTTACCGAAGCTTTAGCATACTCTAGTAACCCTGTCTTTATTGAAGTTGGCTTAAAATTAGGTGCGGAGAATTTAATTTCATATGCAAAAAAATTAGGCTTTGGTAACAAAACCAATTTAGATTTTTATGGTGAGGCTGAAGGGTATCTACCGCCAGTTGATAGTATTTATCCAGGAGAACTTGCAAATTTAACCATAGGTCAGGGAAAATTGGAGGCAACACCACTTCAAATTGTGTCATTAGTTGCAACGATTGCAAATGATGGCGTTAAAGTAAATCCGTATATAGTGAACAAGTTGACAAATGCGGAAGGCGTGGTTGTGAAAAATTATGTTGCAACACCAGGTAAGCAGGTATTAACCCAAAGAACCGCTAAGCAAATGCAAGAAATGATGGGAGCAGTTACCCGTTTTGGGACAGGGCAAGCGGCTTACGTGGAAACAATTGGTTCAGCAGGTAAAACTGGTTCTGCTGAAACTGGACGAACAAATGAGTCTGGGAAGAGTATTAATCATGCATGGTTTGCTGGTTATGCACCTTTAAAAAATCCACAATATGCGATAGTCGTTTTTATTGAAGAGGGAATGTCTGGCGGCGATGTAGCAGCACCAATTTTTAGTGAGATTATGTCAGCCATAATAGGCCCAGCAAAAGAATTGAAATAG
- the aroQ gene encoding type II 3-dehydroquinate dehydratase — MIEEKPCILVIHGPNLNLLGKREPNIYGKLTLDEINANIRGKANNLGIAVEFVQSNHEGYIVDAIQQAEGKHKGIIINAAAFTHYSIAIRDALAAISVPAIEVHLSNIYKREEFRHHSVISSVVYGQISGFGSDSYLLALEAVARLIGNKR; from the coding sequence GTGATAGAAGAAAAACCTTGTATTTTGGTTATTCATGGGCCTAATTTGAATTTATTAGGAAAACGTGAACCAAATATTTATGGTAAGCTGACGCTAGATGAAATTAATGCAAATATAAGGGGAAAAGCTAACAACCTAGGTATTGCAGTGGAATTTGTTCAATCAAATCATGAAGGTTATATAGTGGACGCCATTCAGCAAGCTGAAGGCAAACATAAGGGTATTATTATTAACGCTGCGGCTTTTACTCATTACAGTATTGCTATACGTGACGCTTTAGCTGCTATTTCTGTTCCCGCTATTGAAGTGCATTTGTCGAATATTTATAAGCGTGAAGAGTTTCGCCATCATTCGGTTATATCTTCAGTTGTCTATGGTCAAATCAGTGGATTTGGATCTGATAGCTATCTTTTAGCATTGGAGGCAGTTGCCCGTTTAATCGGCAACAAGAGATAA
- a CDS encoding aminopeptidase P family protein, whose product MERRIIKLRKFMNENDLHAMLVSKPENVRYFSGFSGSAGMLLITNNSNKLLTDFRYIEQATAQAKQFEIIRYSATLWKTLADLVKSSDLSKIGFEGDFITYDGYLEVVDTLPMISLVPVKLDNLRMAKDDAEIVSIKKAVEIADNAFLQILSFIKPGMTEQDVALQLEYYMRKLGAEKPAFDTIMASGARGALPHGRASEKVIEVGDFVTMDFGAVYKGYHSDITRTICMGKANTRQKEIYGIVLEAQLAGVKAVAPGKVGKEIDTVSRDIITNAGFGEFFGHGLGHGLGLNIHEEPRLSPTNIHTVLLENMVVTVEPGIYLPNWGGVRIEDTVLVSTEGCQILTASNKQLIELD is encoded by the coding sequence ATGGAAAGAAGAATAATAAAACTTCGTAAGTTTATGAATGAAAATGATTTACATGCAATGCTTGTTAGTAAACCGGAAAATGTACGGTATTTCAGTGGATTTAGTGGTTCAGCCGGTATGTTATTAATCACTAATAACTCTAACAAATTATTAACGGATTTTCGTTATATTGAACAAGCTACTGCTCAAGCTAAGCAATTTGAAATAATACGCTATAGCGCAACTTTATGGAAAACATTGGCTGATCTTGTTAAGAGTTCAGATCTTTCAAAAATTGGCTTCGAAGGTGATTTTATCACTTATGATGGGTATCTTGAAGTAGTTGATACTCTTCCTATGATCTCCTTAGTACCAGTTAAATTAGATAACCTGCGTATGGCAAAAGATGATGCTGAAATTGTTTCTATTAAGAAGGCCGTAGAAATTGCTGACAATGCCTTTTTGCAAATCCTGTCTTTTATAAAACCTGGAATGACGGAGCAGGATGTTGCTCTTCAATTAGAATATTATATGCGTAAGCTTGGTGCAGAAAAGCCAGCATTTGATACTATAATGGCTTCTGGTGCTCGTGGGGCACTACCTCATGGAAGAGCTTCCGAGAAAGTAATTGAAGTCGGCGATTTTGTGACAATGGATTTTGGTGCAGTATATAAGGGCTATCATTCAGATATTACACGTACAATTTGTATGGGCAAAGCCAATACGCGGCAAAAAGAAATATATGGAATTGTCCTTGAGGCACAATTAGCAGGTGTCAAGGCTGTTGCTCCTGGAAAAGTTGGCAAAGAGATTGATACAGTATCTAGAGATATTATTACTAATGCTGGTTTTGGTGAATTTTTCGGTCACGGGCTAGGACATGGATTGGGGCTTAATATCCATGAAGAGCCGAGGCTTTCACCTACTAATATACATACTGTTTTATTGGAAAATATGGTAGTAACAGTTGAACCAGGAATTTATCTGCCTAATTGGGGTGGAGTTCGCATTGAAGACACTGTTTTAGTTAGTACTGAAGGGTGTCAGATATTGACTGCTAGTAACAAGCAGTTGATAGAATTAGACTAA
- the efp gene encoding elongation factor P, protein MISSGDFRTGATIEIDNNVWQIVDFQHVKPGKGAAFVRTKMKNVRTGAVVERTFNPGEKFPKAHVDRREMQFLYESDGSYNFMDNETYEQSELSADQLGDAVKYLKENMTIGIMFFQGTIIGVELPVAVELTVVETDPGIRGDTATGGTKPAKMESGCVVRVPLFINIGDVLRIDTRTGDYLERA, encoded by the coding sequence ATGATATCAAGTGGTGACTTTCGTACAGGTGCAACAATTGAAATTGACAATAATGTTTGGCAGATAGTAGACTTTCAACACGTAAAGCCAGGTAAAGGTGCGGCTTTCGTGCGCACGAAAATGAAGAATGTACGTACTGGAGCGGTTGTTGAACGTACGTTTAATCCAGGTGAAAAGTTTCCTAAGGCTCATGTTGATCGTCGTGAGATGCAATTTTTGTATGAAAGCGATGGCAGCTATAACTTTATGGATAATGAAACCTATGAGCAAAGTGAATTATCCGCTGATCAATTAGGTGATGCAGTAAAATATTTAAAAGAAAATATGACTATTGGTATTATGTTTTTCCAAGGAACTATTATTGGTGTAGAATTACCAGTAGCAGTTGAACTTACAGTAGTTGAAACAGACCCTGGTATTCGCGGCGATACAGCAACTGGTGGTACTAAACCAGCGAAAATGGAATCTGGTTGTGTAGTGCGTGTACCTTTATTTATTAATATTGGTGATGTTCTACGAATAGATACCCGTACAGGTGACTATTTAGAAAGAGCGTAA
- a CDS encoding CD1247 N-terminal domain-containing protein, with amino-acid sequence MANIKERVAYLQGLTQGLNVSSHSAEGKLLINIIDVLDDMAEEFSNIQMVQEDLETYVESMDEDLTDLEEEVYDDVAGEELVEVQCPSCHETVSFESSLLEDEDDLEVSCPHCGETVYDSALEIEVTDIGDGQINNNFNYGLHPGI; translated from the coding sequence ATGGCAAATATTAAAGAACGAGTAGCTTATTTACAAGGATTGACGCAAGGTCTCAATGTCAGTTCTCACTCTGCCGAAGGTAAGTTGTTAATAAATATTATTGATGTCCTCGATGATATGGCTGAGGAATTTAGTAACATTCAGATGGTGCAAGAGGACTTAGAAACATATGTAGAAAGTATGGATGAAGATTTAACAGATTTAGAAGAAGAAGTATATGATGATGTTGCTGGGGAAGAACTAGTAGAGGTGCAATGCCCTTCTTGTCACGAAACAGTTAGTTTTGAGTCCAGTTTATTAGAAGATGAAGATGATTTAGAAGTTTCATGTCCTCATTGTGGTGAAACTGTATATGATAGTGCATTAGAAATTGAGGTTACGGATATTGGTGATGGACAAATTAATAATAACTTTAATTATGGACTACACCCTGGAATTTAG
- the spoIIIAA gene encoding stage III sporulation protein AA → MTDSKLILVKNILEGYIYPVLPYKLVTMIQEIPLEKLIDLTEIRLRVNQPLLLVLGNTDILVSPMGKESTIHGKTYVCNQDDLQKTLQLISKNSLYAFEEELKMGFLTIDGGHRIGLTGQAIVNAGEVKALKHISSLNIRLAREVRGCADKIMPFIITKGGHVLNTLIISPPRCGKTTILRDLIRQISGGSKICKGLQVGVVDERSEIAACKNGVSTVDLGPRTDILDGCPKAIGMLMLIRSMSPAVIATDELGRVEDIYAVNEALNAGVSVLATVHGRNNNDLLYRPYVKELLENKSFDRYIILGDSPSVGTIERIIDSKSNEILWDITTK, encoded by the coding sequence ATGACTGATAGCAAACTTATTTTAGTTAAGAATATCTTAGAAGGTTATATCTATCCTGTCTTACCTTATAAGTTAGTTACTATGATACAAGAGATACCTTTAGAAAAATTAATTGACCTAACGGAAATAAGATTACGAGTAAATCAACCCCTACTATTGGTATTAGGTAATACCGATATCCTTGTAAGCCCTATGGGAAAAGAATCAACTATTCATGGAAAAACTTATGTATGTAATCAAGATGATCTACAGAAAACATTGCAACTTATTAGTAAAAACTCACTATATGCCTTTGAGGAAGAGCTAAAAATGGGTTTTTTAACCATTGATGGTGGACATAGAATCGGTTTAACTGGACAGGCAATTGTAAATGCTGGAGAGGTTAAGGCACTAAAACATATAAGCTCTCTCAATATTCGTTTAGCTAGAGAGGTCAGGGGATGTGCTGACAAAATTATGCCATTTATTATTACTAAAGGAGGTCATGTCTTAAATACCCTAATTATTTCACCCCCTCGCTGCGGAAAAACTACAATTTTACGGGATCTTATAAGGCAAATAAGTGGAGGATCTAAAATATGTAAAGGACTGCAAGTGGGGGTTGTTGATGAACGCTCAGAAATTGCTGCATGTAAAAACGGAGTCAGTACTGTTGATTTAGGGCCGCGTACCGATATACTGGATGGTTGCCCTAAAGCTATAGGTATGTTGATGTTGATTCGCTCAATGTCACCGGCTGTAATAGCAACAGATGAGTTGGGGAGGGTTGAAGATATATATGCCGTTAATGAAGCCTTAAATGCAGGTGTTAGTGTACTAGCAACGGTACATGGTCGGAATAATAACGACTTGTTATATCGACCGTATGTGAAAGAGTTATTAGAAAATAAGTCCTTTGACCGTTACATTATCTTGGGAGACAGTCCATCTGTCGGTACTATTGAAAGAATTATCGATAGTAAAAGTAATGAAATTTTATGGGACATAACAACAAAGTAA
- the spoIIIAB gene encoding stage III sporulation protein SpoIIIAB, with protein MWLKIIGSILVLITSSYIGFKMAASCQERPRHLRQIISCIASMRSYILYARVPLHEAVAQCTNGIYGPVATFFQKIAAMLEKQTILTPQEVISKVLHEMQGSLMLKTPEIEVLHVLGGNLGHMNCTEQEKYLLLVIEQLERFENEATRLRDLNTKMYRYLGVCGGMAIVIILV; from the coding sequence ATGTGGCTAAAAATAATAGGTAGTATTTTGGTGTTAATAACAAGTTCCTATATTGGGTTTAAAATGGCGGCCTCGTGCCAAGAAAGGCCTCGCCATCTTAGGCAAATTATAAGTTGTATTGCATCAATGAGATCTTATATTTTATACGCCCGTGTTCCTCTACATGAAGCTGTGGCTCAATGTACGAATGGAATCTATGGACCTGTAGCTACTTTTTTTCAGAAAATAGCTGCTATGCTAGAAAAGCAAACAATATTGACTCCCCAGGAAGTGATAAGTAAGGTTTTACATGAAATGCAAGGAAGTTTAATGTTAAAGACTCCAGAAATAGAAGTACTACATGTTTTAGGTGGGAATTTAGGCCACATGAATTGTACGGAGCAAGAAAAATACCTATTGTTAGTAATTGAACAGTTAGAACGATTCGAGAATGAAGCGACAAGATTGCGCGATCTTAATACTAAAATGTATCGTTACTTAGGGGTTTGTGGGGGAATGGCCATAGTAATTATATTAGTCTAA
- the spoIIIAC gene encoding stage III sporulation protein AC — MGLDILFKIAGVGILVSVFHTALKQAGKEDMAHLCTLAGFTVVLLWVVQLLGRLFTTVQDVFKLF, encoded by the coding sequence ATGGGCCTGGATATATTATTTAAGATTGCCGGTGTTGGTATTTTGGTTTCCGTTTTTCATACAGCACTAAAACAGGCTGGTAAAGAAGATATGGCACATTTATGTACACTGGCAGGATTTACTGTAGTTTTATTATGGGTTGTTCAATTATTAGGAAGGTTATTTACTACAGTACAAGATGTTTTTAAGTTATTTTAA
- the spoIIIAD gene encoding stage III sporulation protein AD encodes MEIIQIVGLGFVVTLLILTIKRERPEIAVQLSLTLATIIFLIVLTKINVILNLFRDMADKANISQMYLNTILKIIGISYITEFGAQVCRDAGEGAVAGKIEFAGKVLVMVMAVPIIALVMDTIVRLIP; translated from the coding sequence GTGGAAATTATTCAAATTGTCGGGCTTGGATTTGTTGTAACCTTACTTATCTTAACAATTAAACGAGAAAGGCCGGAAATTGCAGTACAGTTAAGTTTAACCTTAGCAACCATCATTTTTTTAATAGTTCTTACTAAAATTAATGTTATTCTAAATTTATTCCGTGATATGGCGGATAAGGCTAATATTAGTCAAATGTATTTAAATACGATATTAAAAATTATTGGTATTTCCTATATTACTGAATTTGGAGCTCAAGTATGCCGAGATGCAGGCGAGGGAGCAGTAGCAGGTAAAATTGAATTTGCAGGTAAAGTGTTAGTTATGGTAATGGCTGTTCCTATTATCGCTTTGGTAATGGATACCATTGTCAGATTGATTCCATGA